The following is a genomic window from Nicotiana tabacum cultivar K326 chromosome 3, ASM71507v2, whole genome shotgun sequence.
TTCGCAAAGTTGTTAGAAAAATATGGTGTGCACAAAAAGTTTCCACCCCATATCACCCACAAACGAGTGGACAACTGGAAGTTTCGAACAGAGAAATAAATAGCATTTTGAAAAAGACCGTGAATGCTACAAGAATGGATTGGGCaagaaagttagatgatgcactctgggccaaTCGTACCGCTTTCAAAACTCTGATTGGCATGTTACCATGTAAATTGGTATTTGGGAAGCCGTATCACTTACCAGTAGAGTTGGAGCATAGCGCTTTGTGGGAATTTCGGCAGTTGAATCTCGATATAGAAAGGGCGGGTACAAGTAGAGTCACAGAGTTacacgagcttgatgagtttttCTATgatgcttttgagagcacaagactatacaaggagagaatgaagatgatGCATGACAAAAATATTCATGAGCGGAGCTTTAAACCTGGAGATATGATATTGCTATACAATTCAAGATTGAGGTTGTTTCCGGGCAAGTCAAGATGGTCAGGACCATTTCGTGGGGTAGAGATGCATTCAACAGGAGCCGTCGAGATTACATCGGAAGATGGCTCCCGCAAGTTCAAAGTTAATGGGCAAAGACTATAACATTATCATGGCATGGTTGAGGAAGATAAAGTGATCTCAACCTTGTACTTGAAAGATCCTTGATAAGGGATAGCTCGATTCGtaccgcgacattaaatcaggcgcttcttgggagacaACCCATAGTTTTGTGGTAATttgtcgtgccacgacgttaaatcaagcgcttcttgggaggcaacctaattttttatgtttttttttttatttttcgtgtTTGATTTTGAATTATGGAAGTATTGACATGTTTATCAATGTTGCAGGGAAGAAATTGTGCGGATTGGAATGATTCGGGGTGAAGAAATCATGAAAAAGgacaaaaatggctaaatttgaaaagctgagaagaaaaaaaaaacgtgCGTGGTCGCGCACAAGGTCGCGTTTTTCAGCCCCTCACTGCCACATATGCACGGCCGCACACCGACCGCGCACTGGGCACCTGTTTTGtaggttatttatttatttatgtattttgtttttctttcttctttttctctttaagAAATACCGATAACCTTCCCTTTCTACTTAACCTAAATTCGAACCCCGCTTCCTAAACACCCCCAATTTCAAAATCCAGCCCTACCCCCTTCTCTCATCTCTTCTCTTTCATAGCTCCCCCTTCTCTCATCTCTTCTTTTCtgctttcctttcttttctcccCAACCCAAATCCTCACAAGTTCCCTCAGGTATTATGATACCATCAAAGAAACGAATAACCATAGGTGCCTCCTCCAGTGGTCACGCTGGATCGTCCCGGCCGCGATTTTCTACCATTGCTTATCAGTTTGATAATAACAAGTTCGTATCCAGTGCATCCCAGGAACGCTTCAGTAATAAAGCACCCAAGTAACCCATACCGGAGAGGGGAATTGATATGGGGTCCCTCCAAAATGACTGCCCCAATATAAATCGTGAATTGGTCCGGCGAGGGCTGGGGATATTTTTTGAAGAACCTGACGAAGCCAATTTAATGGTTGTTCAGGATTTTTATGCGAATTGCTCGGAACATGTTAACCGTGTCTGCACGGTTTGAAAGAAGAGTGTGGACGCATCCATAGAGGCCATTCGGAGGGTGATAGAATATATGGGTCCACCAACTTCTataaagaaccaggttctctatcaggtTCGACAGTTATACACACATAGAACAAAAGTTAAATGacaagaggaattttacgtggaaaattcccagctcaacgggattaaaaccatgacctacccttgtaggatttcaacttcactactgagcaactttcagattacaacctatgcaacctaggaattaaactcttaatccctcactaacttgtaatacacctattacaagccactttgcaataactATATTTCAAACACTTTaaaacttgactaactctagccaagacttaAACACGCAGGTTTAAGGTTTACAAAGATGTTCCTATAAAGTGATTCTAAATAAGCTGGATAGAAATTACAATTTGAAGAACTATTAccaagttacaactcaactaaggacacgCAATAACTCGACGTGGGAACTGGTCCATAGTTGCTTTGTTCTTGAGGCACTTAAAACTTGCTAGCTGAATGTCACATGAGTGAACTTGTGTAAGATCTCTAAGTGTTCAAGTAAGTTTGTTTTACCTCCCTTGAATGCATATatacatgtgtgacatcacttacaatgatgcgAGCAAGGTAAGTAAAAAGTCTTCCCTGGAAAGTTGACTGCAGCACTGTTCTGCACAGCAGCGTGTGCATGCAGCAACTTTCCAGCTGCAGAGTTGACTTCGTACAGCCTCCTCGGGAATTGGTAGGGACCTGGTCCCTCAGTTGTTCCTTCCACTCTGAGGAGTTGAATCATATTCCACGCTGAATCCCAACCTGGAATCTTGTGAACTTAAGGTTTTataaatgtgtaacaggttccttatctggttctggatAGTAAGtctgttagatcatcaaaacataaagtaaagtacttataACCAAAGTACATGCAACCTATCAGAGGGCCTACCATTTTCCAGTATTTGGGAAAGATCCTAAAACGAGGACTACTATGACACATATAGTAGAGAACCAGCCTCGTGGCAATTGTTCTTTAGAACAATGTGTGCCCAACAAAGAGGTAGTGTGGGTTACACTGTGGATGAAGTTTCATTCAGCATCGCTTACCTTTAAAGGGAAGTGTTGGCTCTACGTCATAAATAGCCGCCTGCTTCCTTCCTCCAATACCACTGAGCTGAATGGTCCCCAGGCTGCACTGATCTAGTGTTTTATCAATGGCCATGATTTTGATGTGGCTAAGGTTATTCACGACGAGATGTTCATTTGTTGTCATGTGCAAAGGTATGGGTTCTTCTTTCCATCCTTAATCACTCGGTTATGCCGTATGGCACGTGTACCGAAATACAGGGACTTGGATGGGAAAGTAAAAAGGGAACGAAAGTTTGAGGCTGATAAAGTGGTAATTCGGAAGGACCCTGTTGGACCTGTTGAGGCAAATAGCGATGAGCCTGATGCACTAGAAGAGGGTAATGAAGTGCAAGCTGAGGATGTGGCTGCTTCATCCCACACAAGCTTTTTGTTGAGGGAACCTCAGTTGTCAGATGGGACACAAGAATGAGCGCCTTAGAGCAGCAAATGGTGGGGATGCGTACTTCTGTCACAGACTTGGGAGCTCGAGTGGATGCCCTTGCTAACCAAAATGCCAAGTCTGAGAGAAAGGCCATGGCATGGCTGCGTGCGCTTGGCAGCGCTTGCCATCTATACCCTGGCACTGTCTTCTACCCGGACTGACTCTATCAGAGAAGTTTCATTTACCTTACATTTTTCTTTGTGTGACATAGAGACATGCCAccacttaaagtgtggggtgggggatatgttGTATTTATGTTGTATATATGTAGTgatgtatattagttttagtttcttttgttagTTTGAGTAATAGAGAtaaaaaatgtgaaaacttaaaaattttgacttttctcgacgatggatatcattcgatgggtttcttgagggattaaagtcgaaagaaaacgataaaaatatttttttttgttggtagtgtatcaattcccccttggtttttctttggatcgcggttctttttcaaaCATTTCGTTTGAACCAGgtttagttagttttatttttttagagaaAGTTGGAAACCTTGTGTTATGGGTTAAAATGAAAACAAGTTCTCTTGACTTCGTTACGCCTttagaatagtgagtgctttaatatgacgcttaggctcagtttttgactcttgtatatgTGCTTTAAATTGTATGTTCTTAACTTGCTTAACtgttttgactagagtgtcttgatgatccaatcttgagtgagtcatGTACCATGTGCGTGTGAGGTttgttgtattctgtgcattgcatttgatgtctagaacttgccccgtgtgtttgaaAAGCGAATTAGTAATTTTGTTCAATTTAGGAAATGACATAGGCATTTTTTTATTGAGCCAGTGATATGCTTTTACTacctaattattatgtatcttAGTAAACCctctttgagcctgtaatcctattttgTTGGCAACCACATATCAAGCctttaaccatctatttgaatcaTTTACCTCCTATGAGCACTTAAaattattatgaactttgtaaaagttgaagtatgaggtggttggtttgggtttTGAGTGGAACTAGTGAAATAAAGAGAAGGGTGCAATGTTTTGAAAAAAGTAAGAGTCACCTGTACTGGAATAAAGagagttgtattgttgtgaaaatagTGATGACTCTTGATGTAAAGGTGCTTAAATagttgggagttaatgtatattgatgtgaaggtggagttatggtttgacataagtgggGTTTCAATTgctaaatgtatgtattaaagtgcttagagaGGTATAGTCAAtcttatatccaaatatatcctacccatctcgcagcctacattacaatcagttaaaagtcctacttgatcattgactgaatgagctcaattagtagagtagtacactacgggaaagcctatggtgcatcttttgtggcacatgaatgtcgtttctgagagtgagtgaattctttctatcttgatttcctaattattcttgaattttattgAATGTGGAACTATTCTCTTTTGTTTTGGGAGggaacttgattcatgaaggaaaggtaattttTGACCTccgtgttagagtaagtgagtaggttgtgaaaaatgcatggtacttgtgagtcaattcttgaggtgaagatgttacactattgtgcttagtctattttaaatattcttagtgtgatgagttaggaaagTCGCTTAGAGAGGTTGAGCTATGtaaagtgtggtttgattgctcgaggacgacaATGGTTTAAGTATatggtgttgatggtaggctataactATGTATTTTGGCCACTATTTGCACTCTAATTTGCTGCACTTTACTGATGTTTGAGTATAAAATGGTAGTAAATTGCTATGACTGAGTACTTTATGCTTTGAAGGAGCAATTCCGGGCTACAATGAGGTTAGGGAGCATTTTTGAACTAATATGGAGAGTTGAAGGCCAAGTAAAATCTTATAGAGTAAATTGAGAGTTCGTTCGATGATCAAAGGAAGTTAGCAcactcaaaaagaagaatgaagAATAGTGCATAAGATTGCCCATGTGCGCGGCAGCGCACTGGGCCGCGCAAGCCAAGCAGAAACTGGCCAAAGTGCGCGGCCAGATGCATGGTCACCTGTCCAGGTACGCGGCCGCACACGTCCCTTCGAGAAAATAATATTCTAGGGCTAAAATTTTAATTACGGAGGCGACTTCCattgacctatatgaagcccaGCTCGTCAAAAAAGAGGGTATCTTGGATTTTAGGAGAACTTTGAAGGCAAGAACAAGCAAAGAGCAAGACGGAAGATTCGAAAACAAgtttttatctttcttcttcttccctttttctATTATTGGTGATGAATTTTTATATTGTAATTGTGaaaacaattatgagtagctaaactctttaTGCTAGGGTTTGAtgaacctcttggaggatgaattttTGTTGCGTTTAATATAAACTTGCCATTggattttctctacttgttcaactacgtgattATTGTAGTTGATTGAAGGGACCTCAATCGgctatgcctatttagtgtgtattacttggaaaagagtacatatttaggtagttgttgaacaacatcactcctaacgtatatgagggatcaatacggagggtttaatgCGGGATTAGGAATAACAAAATATTGGTGTGATCTTAGTGAGCGGTAAACTAGTGCTAGCTAGCATAGTTCGGAAGAATACGTTcagtaaattgttgtatttgctcggaagagaattacgacacctaaagtgctcacgaaCGGTAGAGAATAtctaggcaaatttatagaagaCGTAACAGGGAGGGTTCCGATAAGAGGGAAAATCGTAACCCTAGACCTTTCCAATCTTGTCTACAACATTTGCTTTGTTAGTAGtaaaattacaactttttaaTTACCCAGTTGTAACTTAGTAAACACTCAActcattattcaatattttggaaGTTGATTACTTGATTTCTTGCGAGACTAGCAGTTACGATTAGTAcattaattccctgtgggattcgattctggacttgtaaaccggattatatttacaacgaccgcttagtcctttttataaggcatagttgggcatgatcacaCACTTGTTATAATATCATATACAAAAATTGAGTTTCGTTTCCTATGAACTTCAACTCATGAAAAACATCACTTGTCTGCATATATAACTTATTTCAGACGTATATATGAGTTATGACCCTCTTGACAGTTTGGTGTCCCTTCCATAAGCAAATAAAGTAACTGTTTTAGACCCCACATTTTTTCGGGTGCCATTTTTTGTTATACCTAATAGGTTgtgtataagtttaaaaaaaagttatttgaagtgaaaatatttgattttctttgtttaacaactatagagaagaaggatttgcaactgcTATAATTTCTACCAAGGAAATTG
Proteins encoded in this region:
- the LOC142179622 gene encoding uncharacterized protein LOC142179622, producing MDWARKLDDALWANRTAFKTLIGMLPCKLVFGKPYHLPVELEHSALWEFRQLNLDIERAGTSRVTELHELDEFFYDAFESTRLYKERMKMMHDKNIHERSFKPGDMILLYNSRLRLFPGKSRWSGPFRGVEMHSTGAVEITSEDGSRKFKVNGQRL